The Anomaloglossus baeobatrachus isolate aAnoBae1 chromosome 10, aAnoBae1.hap1, whole genome shotgun sequence genome has a segment encoding these proteins:
- the CBLN1 gene encoding cerebellin-1, which yields MWVLELVLGLAWLAGMTTGQNETEPILLEGKCLVVCDSNPTADPTGTALGISVRSGSAKVAFSAIRSTNHEPSEMSNRSMTIYFDQTLVNIGSHFDSERSTFVSPRKGIYSFNFHVVKVYNRQTIQVSLMLNGWPVISAFAGDMDVTREAATNGVLIQMEKGDRAYLKLDKGNLMGGWKFSTFSGFLVFPI from the exons ATGTGGGTCTTGGAGCTGGTGCTGGGGTTGGCATGGCTAGCAGGGATGACCACTGGTCAGAATGAGACGGAACCTATTCTGCTGGAGGGGAAATGCCTGGTGGTTTGTGACTCTAACCCGACTGCTGACCCAACTGGCACAGCACTGGGCATCTCTGTGCGCTCTGGAAGTGCCAAAGTGGCTTTCTCTGCAATCAGGAGCACAAACCATGAACCCTCTGAGATGAGTAACAGATCTATGACTATATACTTTGACCAG ACACTGGTTAATATCGGAAGCCACTTTGATTCCGAACGAAGCACATTCGTATCGCCCAGAAAAGGGATTTACAGCTTCAATTTCCATGTAGTGAAAGTGTACAACCGGCAAACCATCCAG GTGAGCCTGATGCTGAATGGATGGCCTGTGATTTCTGCCTTTGCGGGTGACATGGATGTGACAAGAGAAGCAGCCACCAATGGGGTCCTTATTCAAATGGAAAAAGGGGACAGAGCTTACCTAAAACTAGACAAGGGCAATTTGATGGGAGGATGGAAGTTTTCAACATTTTCTGGATTTCTGGTATTCCCCATTTAa